The Lycium ferocissimum isolate CSIRO_LF1 chromosome 1, AGI_CSIRO_Lferr_CH_V1, whole genome shotgun sequence genome includes a region encoding these proteins:
- the LOC132044794 gene encoding probable leucine-rich repeat receptor-like protein kinase At2g33170 has product MMSGILESRSGLVLLWISALVAAVLLVSPIEGLNQEGIYLLELKKNIWDQFNHLWNWNPKDETPCGWVGVNCTSDYNPVVQSLYLSSMNLSGTLSPSIGGLENLVNLDLSFNRFTGNIPKEIGNCSKLLYLHLHDNSFYGIPNELYNLSNLDDVNLCNNMISGPIAEEFGKLSSLVSFVAYTNNLTGPVPRSIGSLKNLSIFRVGQNTLSGSLPTEIGDCWSLESLGLAQNSLGGNIPKELGKLGKLKELVLWDNQFSGYIPKELGNCTELELLALYQNSLVGEIPVEIGKLKVLTKLYLYRNGLNGTIPREIGNLSMATEIDFSENFLTGEIPVEFGQIKWLNLLYLFQNQLKGVIPDELTTLKYLRRLDLSINYLTGPIPFGFQYQTELVQLQLFENSLTGTIPQGLGVYSGLWVLDLNNNHLTGRIPPFVCRNSNLILLNLASNKLHGYIPSGVLNCNSLVQLRLNGNKLTGKFPSELCKLVNLSAVELAQNKFTGPIPPEIGYCQKLQRLDFSGNSFNQLPREIGNLTRLVTFNVSANLFTGPIPPGVLNCKALQRLDLSKNRFTDVIPDDIGSLSQLERLLLSENKLSGKIPATLGSLSHLTELQMGGNLLSGEIPSELGNLTGLQIAMDLSNNNLSGNIPPNLGNLILLEYLYVNNNHLSGEIPSTFGNLTSLLGIDFSYNDLTGPLPDIPLFRNMNISSFIGNKGLCGGPLGGCNAPPAYDPNNPPGVKNADSPRGKIVTVVAGVIGGVSLVLIAVILFYMKRHPVERVATEDKDVSSSDPDIYFRPKEGFSFQDLVEATNNFHDSYVLGRGAVGTVYKAVMQSGQTIAVKKLASNREGNNIDNSFRAEILTLGKIRHRNIVKLYGFCYHQGSNLLLYEYMARGSLGELLHGESCKLDWPTRFVVAVGAAQGLTYLHHDCKPRIIHRDIKSNNILLDEKFEAHVGDFGLAKVVDMPQSKSMSAVAGSYGYIAPEYAYTMKVTEKCDIYSYGVVLLELLTGRAPVQPLEQGGDLVTWVKHYVRDHSLTSGILDSRLDLEDEATVSHMLTVLKVALMCTSMSPHDRPSMREVVLMLIESDEQEGNFLSSPVYELPLKDNSF; this is encoded by the exons ATGATGTCTggaattttggaatcaagaagTGGTTTGGTTCTGTTGTGGATAAGTGCTTTGGTGGCTGCTGTATTGTTGGTTTCTCCTATAGAAGGATTGAATCAGGAAGGAATATATCTTCTTGAATTGAAGAAGAATATTTGGGATCAGTTTAACCATTTGTGGAATTGGAATCCAAAGGATGAAACTCCATGTGGTTGGGTAGGTGTGAATTGCACTTCTGATTATAATCCAGTTGTGCAATCTCTTTACCTTAGCTCTATGAATCTTTCAGGCACTTTGAGTCCTAGCATTGGTGGTCTTGAAAATTTAGTTAATCTTGACTTGTCTTTCAATCGATTCACCGGGAATATTCCCAAAGAGATTGGAAATTGTTCAAAATTATTGTATCTCCATCTCCATGATAATTCTTTTTATGGGATTCCTAACGAACTGTATAACCTGTCTAATTTGGATGATGTGAACTTGTGCAACAACATGATTTCTGGTCCTATTGCTGAGGAGTTTGGGAAACTATCGTCTCTAGTTTCTTTCGTTGCATACACCAATAATCTTACCGGTCCAGTGCCTCGATCTATTGGAAGTTTGAAAAACTTGTCAATATTTCGAGTTGGGCAGAATACACTTTCTGGAAGTTTACCCACAGAGATAGGTGATTGTTGGAGCTTGGAATCTCTTGGTTTAGCACAGAATAGCCTGGGAGGAAACATACCGAAAGAACTTGGCAAGCTTGGTAAGTTGAAAGAACTTGTACTTTGGGACAATCAGTTTTCTGGCTATATTCCAAAGGAACTTGGAAATTGTACAGAACTTGAATTGCTTGCTTTATATCAGAACAGCCTGGTTGGAGAAATTCCGGTTGAAATAGGGAAACTCAAAGTTTTGACAAAGTTATACCTATACCGGAATGGATTAAATGGTACAATTCCAAGGGAGATTGGAAATCTTTCTATGGCAACAGAAATTGATTTCTCAGAAAACTTTCTAACAGGTGAAATTCCAGTTGAGTTTGGCCAAATAAAGTGGCTGAACTTGTTGTATCTTTTCCAAAACCAGCTCAAAGGTGTTATACCAGATGAACTTACTACTTTAAAGTACTTAAGGAGGCTTGATCTGTCAATTAATTACCTAACAGGCCCTATTCCATTTGGATTTCAGTATCAAACTGAATTGGTTCAATTACAGCTTTTTGAGAATTCTTTAACTGGTACTATACCACAAGGTCTTGGCGTTTATAGTGGACTTTGGGTGCTTGATTTAAATAACAACCACCTCACAGGAAGAATTCCTCCATTCGTTTGTCGGAATTCCAATTTGATTTTGTTGAATCTTGCGTCGAATAAATTACACGGATATATTCCATCTGGTGTTCTTAATTGTAATTCATTGGTTCAACTTCGTCTGAACGGTAACAAGCTAACAGGTAAATTTCCGTCCGAGTTGTGCAAATTGGTAAACCTGTCTGCTGTTGAACTGGCGCAGAACAAGTTCACTGGTCCAATACCTCCTGAAATTGGATATTGCCAGAAGTTGCAAAGGCTTGATTTCTCAGGCAATAGTTTCAACCAGTTGCCAAGGGAGATAGGAAATCTTACCAGGCTTGTAACGTTCAACGTCTCAGCAAATTTGTTCACTGGACCGATACCTCCAGGAGTTCTAAACTGCAAGGCACTACAACGACTTGATCTCAGCAAAAACAGATTTACTGATGTTATACCTGATGACATTGGTAGCTTGTCGCAGCTAGAACGCCTTTTGCTTTCAGAGAATAAGTTATCCGGAAAGATACCAGCAACTTTGGGGAGCCTCTCTCATTTGACTGAGCTGCAGATGGGCGGGAATTTATTGTCAGGCGAAATACCATCAGAGTTGGGAAATCTTACTGGCTTACAAATCGCAATGGATCTTAGCAACAACAATCTCTCTGGTAATATACCACCTAACCTTGGTAATCTTATCCTATTAGAGTACCTCTATGTCAACAATAATCATCTAAGTGGTGAAATACCTAGCACATTTGGAAACCTGACAAGTCTCTTGGGCATTGACTTCTCATACAATGACCTAACTGGACCACTTCCAGATATACCACTCTTTCGGAACATGAACATCAGCAGCTTCATCGGAAACAAAGGTCTTTGTGGCGGGCCCCTAGGTGGATGTAATGCACCTCCAGCTTACGATCCCAATAATCCTCCTGGAGTCAAGAATGCAGATTCTCCTCGAGGAAAGATTGTTACTGTTGTTGCCGGTGTAATTGGTGGAGTTTCTCTTGTTTTGATTGCGGTTATTTTGTTTTACATGAAGCGGCATCCAGTTGAGAGGGTTGCAACCGAGGATAAAGACGTGTCATCTTCAGATCCGGATATTTATTTCCGTCCTAAAGAGGGGTTCAGTTTCCAGGACTTGGTTGAGGCTACAAACAATTTTCATGATAGTTATGTTCTTGGAAGAGGAGCGGTTGGAACGGTTTACAAGGCGGTCATGCAAAGCGGACAAACAATTGCAGTCAAGAAGCTTGCTTCTAACAGAGAGGGTAATAATATTGACAATAGCTTCCGTGCAGAGATCTTAACTCTAGGAAAGATAAGGCATCGTAACATCGTAAAGCTATATGGATTTTGCTATCATCAGGGTTCTAATTTACTTCTCTATGAGTATATGGCCAGAGGTAGCTTGGGCGAATTGCTTCATGGTGAATCTTGTAAATTGGATTGGCCGACTCGATTTGTGGTGGCTGTTGGGGCTGCTCAAGGACTTACTTACTTACATCATGATTGCAAGCCACGGATCATCCACCGTGATATAAAGTCCAATAATATTCTGCTTGATGAGAAGTTTGAAGCTCATGTTGGTGATTTCGGTTTGGCGAAAGTTGTTGATATGCCTCAATCTAAGTCTATGTCTGCAGTTGCTGGCTCATATGGCTACATAGCCCCTG AATATGCTTAcaccatgaaagttacggaaaAATGTGATATCTACAGTTACGGGGTAGTCCTTTTGGAGTTGCTAACCGGAAGAGCACCCGTTCAGCCCCTAGAACAAGGAGGTGATCTCGTCACATGGGTGAAGCATTATGTTAGGGACCATTCATTGACATCGGGAATACTTGATAGCCGATTGGATTTGGAAGATGAAGCTACCGTTAGTCATATGCTTACAGTTCTAAAAGTTGCTTTAATGTGCACTAGTATGTCCCCGCATGATCGTCCTTCAATGCGCGAGGTTGTACTGATGCTGATCGAATCTGATGAGCAAGAAGGGAACTTCCTCTCATCGCCAGTTTATGAACTCCCTCTGAAAGATAATTCCTTCTAG